One window from the genome of Pieris napi chromosome 12, ilPieNapi1.2, whole genome shotgun sequence encodes:
- the LOC125054802 gene encoding hexosaminidase D-like encodes MHNLKNQNDKYFKIKMRPILARTFKHKIVILTTFSLIYFIIILILINTWFFRSMETKSKLSLDNVIVHFDFKGSPPKMSYLTTLLPKLKYLGVTGLLMEYEDMFPYEDKLVNLSARNCYEKSELFEFVSLATQSGLEIIPLIQTFGHMEHALKLKQFQHLREEPLYPDSICPSRVESQDLIKNMIEQVATFHNDIAPLKRFHIGCDEVYHINKCHLCKRRDLKDIEIFVKHVKIVTDIVKKISPNTTVLIWDDGLRDVPIYKWDNFIKNLSVEPVYWDYRPSLSVSHVSLMKYYYSFQNIWIASAYKGADGRVATFPDIKKRFLNNFSWLSIINNYKFGGTTDLYSFKGIILTGWSRYSHMDPPCELFHNAIPSLFVNLLLVKHFKENGYSDADDELNFTDYFDKYLKNKFNSVLECNKVTINYIEPSQCKFDGKEIYQLHLHLNRLFSDVTYNMNDEVRGLSAVDYYSKTHNTINVNNVNKDLEWTNTTIKELLQIEHRLRQILLQYYDVPFVNEYLNYKLYNCKKTIFSLSKHLKDMLKTRTWDRGPYN; translated from the exons atgcataatttaaaaaatcaaaatgacaaatattttaagataaaaatgcGGCCGATTTTAGCGAGGACGTTTAAACacaaaatagtaattttaacTACGTTTTcgttgatatattttataataattttgattttaataaatacatggTTTTTTAGAAGTATGGAGACGAAGTCTAAGTTGAGTTTAGATAATGTTATAGTGCATTTTGATTTCAAGGGATCGCCGCCAAAAATGTCGTACTTGACGACGTTGCtgccaaaattaaaatatcttggaGTAACAGGCCTGCTTATGGAGTATGAAGATATGTTTCCGTATGAAGATAAGTTAGTGAACTTAAGTGCAAGGAACTGTTATGAAAAATCTGAG CTATTTGAGTTCGTATCCCTTGCGACGCAATCTGGGTTGGAGATCATACCACTAATACAAACCTTTGGTCATATGGAGCACGCACTGAAATTGAAACAGTTCCAGCATTTACGAGAAGAACCACTTTATCCAGACTCCATCTGCCCCAGCAGGGTAGAAAGCCAGGACCTAATTAAGAATATGATTGAACAG GTAGCCACATTTCACAACGACATAGCGCCACTCAAACGTTTTCATATTGGCTGTGATGAAGTATATCACATCAACAAATGTCATTTGTGTAAAAGACGGGATCTTAAGgatat AGAAATTTTCGTGAAACACGTGAAAATAGTAACAGACATTGTAAAGAAAATCAGTCCTAATACAACCGTGCTAATCTGGGATGATGGTTTGCGAGATGTGCCTATTTATAAATGGgacaattttataaagaacCTCAGCGTAGAACCAGTTTACTGGGATTACAGGCCAAGTTTATCTGTTTCTCATGTGAGTCtcatgaaatattattattcctttCAAAATATCTGGATCGCATCTGCGTATAAGGGCGCGGATGGAAGAGTGGCGACATTCCCCGACATCAAGAAACGTTTTCTCAACAATTTTAGCTGGttaagtataattaataattataaattcggTGGTACGACTGATCTTTATAGTTTTAAAGGCATCATACTCACTGGTTGGTCCCGATATAGTCATATGGACCCGCCTTGTGAATTATTCCACAATGCAATACCAAGCTTATTTGTTAACCTGCTCTTAGTAAAgcattttaaagaaaatggtTATTCAGATGCTGATGACGAATTAAATTTCACCGATTACTTCGATaagtatcttaaaaataagtttaacagTGTCTTAGAATGTAATaaagtaacaataaattatatagagCCGTCACAATGCAAATTTGATGGTAAAGAAATCTATCAGCTACATTTGCATTTGAATAGGCTATTTTCAGATGTAACATATAACATGAATGATGAGGTTCGTGGTTTATCGGCTGttgattattattcaaaaacacataatactataaatgtaaataatgttaataaagaTTTAGAATGGACAAATACGACGATTAAAGAATTATTGCAAATAGAGCACAGACTTAGACAGATCTTACTGCAATATTATGACGTTCCCTTTGTAAATGagtatttaaactataaattgtataattgtaAGAAAACTATATTTAGTTTGTCTAAACATTTAAAGGATATGTTAAAGACTAGAACTTGGGATAGGGGACCATATAATTag
- the LOC125054480 gene encoding uncharacterized protein LOC125054480: protein MSEECEVPIHVSLKVPVIKSESATQTPTVIIAKSSEKQEISKMEDPSKPMSLRKRRNISKNRAQNTRHREKTPDPGRTLGPHEDTPTSDDEEPRPQRTSREIEADNTYEEMKRLVQEKANEKDPVYDLNTDEIMETRAMEENARRRRSISPFAVPEKEEGTALERKGSFIDPTNKLLSTKYIVSPKDDDLRRRNSLTGAADDIQLNSRTSLSPPGTASASPKEKDFPYPMPATPKKLEEMVYPDEKSDKKVISRPKPPRAELKQEGEKEEQLIKKSSVIIPDTPIPTTGELVTRVIQVERTPSKKLTQDQKPIVEVRERVVRTPSKKLTGDAKPTVIQKSKPQESQTKVPPVKPARSKSASRLANRTSESEMSEDQMYQQNVYPNETRRKVVPTPRRFLKNKPPKENRSQSVNRIEDIKVIDKTGTGMSQTSLEIIELMQKARARSLSIPKDDERVPADYKTYSRTLQTPNKTPVNLRRSRGISCPKTIQIISDREILSGLTKVATENIEVRRKHSRQSSGYVDASQSEYTSSCYSTSPSENEYEFDLLDRTAELTRKLNQLSQINIKETINLVKADVDQNDNEPKSVLRKRSIISTQKEIKLDANLEKTKDLLKAKEKIQSMKPKLTRFKFINNWREFKLEYNNDWERLILLRNKCICDLLILIIICGLGGMMFKSLEGSFENAFKCNARNVKRDFIEHLWRGSHYLREEDWKSMARKKLYEFEDQLHTAHEAGVTSYSGQRSWNFMNSFVYCLTLITTIGYGHIAPKTTYGRVATIVYAIIGIPLFLIVLADFGKLFTRIIKFFWAFIRRFYYTRSCRRVRRTAPMQEVMKGLNIVYDVVRRPSQIFSEDDIDTSPNAPPAIERKPSDAPPPLPPKPGQKLVEDGELETPAPSVFEIDDEFNLPISVAITILIIYIIIGAVGYSIWETWNFFESFYFVFVSMSTIGLGDLVPDHPMFMMASILYLVFGLALTSMCINVVQVKLSNTFKQASAKLGATIGLKVAEEDGSLVPITPPPVEIAPVHKSTKDIDEIKSTDDAKNR from the exons ATGAGTGAGGAGTGCGAGGTTCCCATTCATGTCTCCTTAAAAGTTCCCGTTATCAAAAGTGAATCAGCAACTCAAACTCCTACTGTCATTATTGCTAAATCATCTGAAAAACAAGAGATTAGCAAGATGGAGGATCCCTCCAAACCAATGTCATTAAGGAAACGgagaaatatttctaaaaacagAGCCCAAAATACCAGGCACCGCGAGAAAACGCCTGATCCAGGAAGAACGCTTGGTCCTCACGAGGATACTCCTACTTCCGACGATGAAGAACCTAGGCCACAGCGGACTTCTCGTGAAATCGAAGCTGATAACACTTATGAAGAAATGAAACGATTAGTACAGGAAAAAGCAAACGAGAAAGATCCAGTTTATGACTTAAACACGGATGAAATTATGGAAACCAGAGCTATGGAGGAAAATGCAAGGAGACGAAGAAGTATTTCTCCATTTGCGGTCCCCGAAAAAGAAGAAGGAACTGCTTTAGAACGTAAAGGGAGTTTTATTGATCCgacaaataaattacttagCACGAAATATATTGTGAGCCCAAAAGACGATGACCTAAGGCGTCGTAATTCATTAACAGGTGCTGCAGAtgatatacaattaaattctaGAACCTCTTTGTCTCCACCAGGTACTGCGAGTGCGTCACCAAAAGAGAAAGATTTTCCATATCCTATGCCTGCAACACCTAAAAAGCTTGAAGAAATGGTGTATCCAGATGAAAAAAGTGATAAAAAAGTGATAAGTAGACCTAAACCTCCACGAGCAGAGCTAAAACAAGAAGGAGAAAAAGAGGAgcaattgataaaaaaatcttcagTTATTATTCCTGATACTCCAATTCCTACAACAGGCGAACTTGTTACTCGAGTTATTCAAGTGGAAAGAACCCCAAGTAAAAAACTCACTCAAGATCAAAAACCAATTGTAGAAGTACGTGAAAGAGTTGTGAGAACTCCAAGTAAAAAGTTAACAGGTGACGCTAAACCTACCGTAATTCAAAAAAGCAAGCCCCAGGAATCTCAAACTAAAGTGCCACCTGTGAAACCAGCAAGAAGTAAATCAGCATCACGTTTGGCG AATAGAACCAGTGAGAGTGAGATGAGTGAGGATCAGATGTATCAACAAAATGTGTATCCAAATGAAACGAGACGTAAAGTAGTTCCAACGCCAAGAcggtttttgaaaaataaacctCCTAAAGAAAATCGGTCACAATCTGTAAATAGAATTGaagatattaaagtaattgaCAAAACTGGTACAGGAATGAGTCAGACTAGTTTAGAAATAATAGAGTTAATGCAAAAAGCAAGAGCCAGAAGTCTATCAATTCCTAAAGATGACGAAAGAGTACCAGCagattataaaacatatagtAGAACCTTACAAACACCAAACAAAACTCCAGTCAATTTAAGGAGATCAAGAGGAATATCGTGTCCAAAAACTATTCAAATTATAAGTGACCGAGAGATTTTGTCAGGTCTCACAAAAGTAGCCACTGAAAATATTGAAGTTCGTCGTAAACATAGCAGGCAAAGTTCGGGATATGTAGATGCTAGTCAGTCTGAATATACATCAAGCTGTTATTCCACATCACCCAGTGAAAATGAATATGAGTTTGATCTTTTAGACAGAACGGCAGAGTTGACAAGAAAGCTTAATCAACTTagccaaataaatattaaggaaacaattaatttagtaaaagCAGACGTAGATCAAAATGATAACGAACCAAAGTCTGTTTTAAGAAAACGTTCTATTATATCAactcaaaaagaaataaaattagacGCCAATCTGGAAAAGACAAAGGACCTGTTAAAGGCTAAAGAAAAAATTCAGAGCATGAAGCCAAAACTAacaagatttaaatttataaataattggcGAGAGTTTAAATTAGAGTACAATAATGATTGGGAGAGATTGATATTACTAAGAAATAAGTGTATTTGTGATTTATTGATATTGATTATAATATGTGGTTTGGGTGGAATGATGTTTAAATCGCTCGAAGGGTCATTTGAAAATGCCTTCAAATGTAACGCTAGGAATGTTAAACGTGATTTTATTGAACATTTATGGCGTGGAAGTCATTATCTTAGAGAAGAAGACTGGAAGTCCATGGCAAGAAAGAAATTGTATGAGTTTGAGGATCAACTGCACACTGCCCACGAAGCGGGTGTCACGTCATATAGCGGTCAGCGGTCTTGGAATTTTATGAATTCATTCGTCTATTGCTTGACTTTGATAACAACTATTG gtTATGGTCACATAGCTCCTAAGACGACGTATGGTCGTGTTGCTACAATCGTGTATGCCATAATCGGTATACCACTTTTCCTGATTGTCTTAGCGGATTTCGGCAAGTTGTTcacaagaataataaaattcttctGGGCTTTTATTCGGAGGTTTTATTATACTAGAAGTTGTAGGAGAGTGAGACGGACAGCGCCTATGCAG GAAGTGATGAAGGGCTTGAACATTGTGTACGATGTAGTGCGACGTCCTTCGCAAATATTTTCTGAAGATGACATAGACACTTCTCCAAACGCACCACCAGCAATCGAGCGAAAACCGAGCGATGCTCCACCTCCATTACCACCAAAGCCTGGCCAAAAGCTTGTTGAGGACGGAGAATTGGAAACCCCAGCGCCATCAGTTTTTGAAATAGACGATGAATTCAACTTACCAATATCAGTCGccattacaatattaattatttacattataattgGTGCTGTCGGCTATAGTATTTGGGAAACGTGGAACTTCTTTGAATCATTTTACTTTGTCTTCGTATCGATGTCTACTATAGGTCTCGGTGATCTAGTGCCAGATCATCCAATGTTCATGATGGcttccattttatatttagttttcgGTCTGGCTTTGACTTCTATGTGTATTAATGTTGTTCAAGTTAAATTGTCTAATACGTTTAAGCAAGCCAGTGCCAAGTTAGGGGCTACTATCGGCCTAAAAGTAGCTGAGGAAGACGGTAGTTTGGTACCTATAACACCACCACCAGTTGAAATAGCTCCCGTACACAAGAGTACGAAAGATATTGACGAAATTAAGAGTACAGATGATGcaaaaaatagataa